One segment of Triticum aestivum cultivar Chinese Spring chromosome 2A, IWGSC CS RefSeq v2.1, whole genome shotgun sequence DNA contains the following:
- the LOC123188250 gene encoding ADP-ribosylation factor GTPase-activating protein AGD5, translating into MNEKASVSKELNARHKKILEGLLRLPENRECADCKSKGPRWASVNLGIFVCMQCSGIHRSLGVHISKVRSATLDTWLPEQVAFIQSMGNEKANGYWEAELPPNYDRVGIENFIRAKYEDKRWIPRNGTSKLPSSARDEKSSESQASHANRGGHAQKPSFEQHRVSPAATKRTVPVASRMHTQASPQPKAELPVPKVASPPQPAKSPAKVDVTPPKVHQPSVAPPPKVDYAIDLFNMLSMDGTTEKEPVSSSNDDNAWDGFQSAEPAPNSEKKDTAKPVESKAQSTSGIEDLFKDSPAVAASSAPIASKSNPQTDIMSLFEKSNMVSPFAIHQQQLAFMTQQQALLMAALKSGNAPQMVPGNAPQMVPGNASVLNANGSNAPNGSLPSHSWPNLGYQNPASIPAAAPQNGVAKAGNNNQDFFSGNFGFGSRGMPANGATTAGANKSASTPTSSTLPSQSGKEYDFSSLTQGMFSKR; encoded by the exons ATGAACGAGAAGGCCTCCGTCTCCAAGGAGCTCAACGCCAGGCACAAGAAG ATATTGGAAGGCCTTCTGCGGTTGCCGGAGAACAGAGAATGTGCAGACTGCAAGTCAAA GGGTCCTCGATGGGCAAGTGTCAATCTTGGGATCTTCGTATGCATGCAGTGTTCTGGAATTCATAGAAGCCTTGGGGTACACATATCAAAG GTAAGGTCTGCTACTCTGGATACATGGTTGCCAGAGCAAGTTGCATTTATTCAAT CAATGGGAAATGAAAAGGCAAATGGCTATTGGGAAGCAGAGCTGCCCCCTAATTATGACAGGGTTGGGATAGAGAACTTCATCCGTGCAAA ATACGAGGACAAGAGGTGGATACCGAGGAATGGAACATCAAAACTGCCCTCTAGTGCTCGAGATGAGAAGAGCTCTGAATCTCAGGCCAGTCATGCTAACAGGGGTGGGCACGCTCAAAAACCTTCATTTGAGCAACATCGTGTTTCACCAGCTGCTACGAAAAGAACTGTTCCAGTGGCTTCTAGGATGCACACGCAG GCATCACCTCAGCCAAAAGCAGAACTACCAGTTCCCAAGGTTGCTTCGCCTCCTCAGCCAGCAAAATCTCCTGCTAAAGTTGATGTGACACCCCCAAAAGTTCATCAGCCATCGGTTGCACCCCCTCCTAAAGTTGACTATGCCATTGACCTCTTTAACATGTTATCGATGGACGGAACAACTGAGAAAGAACCAGTGTCATCTTCCAATGATGATAATGCTTGGGATGGCTTCCAGT CTGCAGAACCAGCACCTAACTCCGAGAAAAAGGATACTGCTAAGCCAGTAGAAAGTAAGGCCCAGTCTACATCGGGAATCGAAGACTTATTTAAAGACTCGCCAGCTGTGGCAGCGTCTTCAGCTCCAATTGCTTCCAAATCAAACCCACAGACAGATATCATGAGTCTGTTTGAGAAG TCGAATATGGTATCACCATTTGCTATCCATCAGCAGCAGCTTGCTTTTATGACCCAGCAACAAGCTTTACTGATGGCTGCTCTTAAATCTGGAAATGCACCCCAAATGGTTCCTGGGAATGCACCCCAAATGGTTCCCGGGAATGCTAGTGTGCTAAATGCTAATGGTTCTAATGCCCCTAATGGAAGCTTGCCTTCCCATAGCTGGCCAAATCTAGGTTATCAGAACCCTGCATCTATTCCAGCAGCAGCACCACAAAATGGTGTCGCCAAG GCTGGGAACAACAATCAGGACTTCTTTTCTGGTAACTTCGGTTTTGGTTCGCGGGG CATGCCAGCAAATGGGGCCACAACCGCAGGTGCTAACAAGAGCGCATCCACCCCTACCTCTTCTACCCTGCCCTCTCAATCAGGCAAAGAGTACGATTTTTCCTCATTAACGCAAGGAATGTTCTCGAAGCGATGA